In Anseongella ginsenosidimutans, one genomic interval encodes:
- the hisS gene encoding histidine--tRNA ligase, producing MAKLKPSIPKGTRDFSPEVVAKRNFIFDTIRSVFYKFGFQPIETPAMENLDTLTGKYGDEGDQLIFKILNSGDYLSKAGKDTLEARDSRKLTPEIAEKALRYDLTVPFARYVVMHQHEITFPFKRYQVQPVWRADRPQKGRYREFYQCDADVVGSESLLNEAEFILIYDQVLSTLGLKEFTIRINNRKILSGIAELTGKPEKMMDLTIAIDKLDKIGADGVEKELLSKGFTTEDIEKISPFLGLGGTNPEKLDYLKSSFAASETGLKGIEELETVFTYLSRFNMRQALVSLDITLARGLNYYTGAILEVRSEEVKMGSLGGGGRYDDLTGMFGLSGLTGVGISFGADRIFDVMEELKLFPPAAALGTRLLITNFDKEGELYALELLQQLRNKDVAVELYPSPVKLQKQFKYADARNIPYVLIIGPEEMETGELTLKNMKSGEQEKITAAALPAVFSNES from the coding sequence ATGGCAAAGTTGAAACCTTCGATTCCCAAAGGTACCCGCGATTTTTCACCGGAAGTGGTCGCGAAACGCAATTTTATTTTCGATACCATCCGCTCGGTTTTTTATAAGTTCGGGTTTCAGCCTATTGAAACGCCCGCCATGGAAAACCTGGATACATTAACTGGTAAATATGGGGATGAAGGCGATCAGTTGATATTCAAGATTCTGAATTCAGGTGATTATCTCTCAAAAGCCGGTAAGGACACCCTTGAAGCAAGAGATTCCAGGAAATTAACACCAGAAATAGCGGAAAAGGCACTTCGCTATGACCTGACCGTACCTTTTGCCCGCTACGTGGTCATGCATCAGCATGAAATCACCTTTCCTTTTAAACGGTACCAGGTACAACCGGTATGGCGGGCAGACCGGCCGCAGAAGGGGCGCTACCGGGAGTTTTACCAGTGCGATGCCGACGTGGTTGGTTCCGAAAGCCTCCTGAATGAAGCGGAATTCATCCTTATCTACGACCAGGTATTGTCAACGCTTGGCCTGAAGGAATTTACCATTCGGATCAATAACCGGAAGATCCTCAGCGGCATTGCGGAGCTAACCGGGAAGCCGGAAAAAATGATGGACCTGACCATCGCCATTGACAAACTGGACAAGATCGGGGCTGACGGCGTCGAGAAAGAACTCCTGTCAAAAGGATTCACTACGGAGGATATTGAAAAGATCAGCCCATTTCTGGGGCTTGGCGGCACCAACCCGGAAAAACTGGATTACCTGAAAAGCAGCTTTGCCGCTTCAGAAACCGGCCTGAAAGGGATCGAGGAGCTGGAAACCGTATTCACGTATCTTTCCCGCTTCAATATGCGCCAGGCGCTGGTAAGCCTGGACATTACCCTGGCAAGAGGGCTCAACTATTATACGGGCGCTATCCTGGAAGTGCGTTCCGAAGAAGTGAAAATGGGCAGCCTCGGCGGCGGCGGTCGTTACGATGATCTTACGGGAATGTTCGGCCTGAGCGGCCTTACCGGCGTAGGAATATCTTTCGGCGCCGACCGGATCTTTGACGTCATGGAAGAATTGAAATTGTTTCCTCCCGCTGCAGCACTTGGCACACGCCTCCTGATCACCAATTTTGACAAGGAAGGCGAATTATATGCACTGGAGTTGCTGCAGCAGTTACGGAACAAGGATGTTGCCGTGGAACTCTATCCTTCGCCCGTTAAACTGCAAAAGCAATTCAAGTATGCCGATGCCCGGAATATTCCTTATGTGCTGATTATAGGCCCCGAAGAAATGGAAACCGGCGAACTTACGCTGAAAAATATGAAAAGCGGCGAACAGGAAAAGATCACCGCCGCCGCGCTCCCCGCCGTCTTTTCGAACGAAAGCTAG
- a CDS encoding low molecular weight protein-tyrosine-phosphatase codes for MKILMVCLGNICRSPMAEGVMRHLVEKKELDWEIDSAGTGGWHLGEAPDKRAIRTAANHGIDISGLKARKFSERDFGRFDHIFVMDSTNYSDVISLSENDEERNKVKLFLEAADPNSPEKNVTDPWFEDRLFEPVFLGIREACEKLIEKLRS; via the coding sequence ATGAAAATATTAATGGTTTGCCTGGGTAATATCTGCCGTTCGCCAATGGCCGAAGGAGTAATGCGCCATCTTGTCGAAAAAAAGGAGCTGGATTGGGAGATTGACTCGGCGGGCACGGGCGGGTGGCATCTTGGCGAGGCGCCCGATAAAAGAGCCATCCGTACGGCGGCGAATCATGGGATAGATATTTCCGGTTTGAAAGCCCGGAAGTTCAGCGAAAGGGACTTCGGACGCTTTGACCATATCTTTGTGATGGACAGTACCAATTACAGCGATGTGATCTCCCTCTCGGAAAATGATGAGGAGCGGAACAAAGTGAAATTATTCCTGGAAGCCGCCGATCCCAATTCGCCGGAAAAAAACGTGACGGATCCCTGGTTTGAAGACCGGCTTTTCGAACCCGTTTTCCTGGGAATAAGGGAGGCTTGCGAAAAACTGATTGAAAAGCTAAGATCATAA